The following coding sequences are from one Salvelinus sp. IW2-2015 unplaced genomic scaffold, ASM291031v2 Un_scaffold3378, whole genome shotgun sequence window:
- the LOC112075760 gene encoding tetraspanin-8 isoform X1 yields the protein MAVNKCIKYLLFFFNLLFWISGCVILGVSIYLKVSKNGNVIMDEAVPFVDLLIAVGVIIMVLGFLGCCGAIKENRCMLILFFVGLLLIFILLLIAGILGAVGEKKSQVWVKESLEKLLPLKDQKPEIQTDLQKLEVEVKCCGLINGPSDWGSTVPSSCDCVDTAQVCQSAEGRKVYSTPCVKFMTSFMEKNAIIALGIAFGIAVLMLFGMAFAMTLYCQIGKRDANTT from the exons ATCAGTGGCTGCGTCATTCTTGGTGTGTCCATCTACCTCAAAGTGAGCAAGAATGGAAACGTG ATAATGGATGAGGCCGTGCCGTTTGTAGACCTGCTGATAGCTGTTGGAGTCATCATCATGGTACTGGGCTTCCTGGGCTGCTGTGGAGCCATTAAGGAAAACCGCTGCATGCTCATTCTG TTCTTCGTCGGGCTGCTCCTCATCTTCATCCTCCTGTTGATCGCCGGAATCCTGGGAGCTGTCGGAGAGAAGAAG TCTCAGGTGTGGGTGAAGGAGAGTCTGGAGAAGCTGCTACCACTGAAGGACCAGAAGCCTGAAATTCAAACGGACCTGCAGAAACTGGAAGTGGAG GTAAAGTGCTGTGGACTGATCAACGGACCCTCTGACTGGGGCTCCACTGTCCCCAGCTCTTGTGACTGCGTTGACACCGCTCAAGTGTGCCAAAGTGCAGAAGGACGCAAAGTGTACTCAACG CCTTGTGTCAAGTTTATGACTTCCTTCATGGAGAAGAACGCAATCATCGCCCTGGGGATTGCATTTGGTATCGCAGTCTTGATG CTCTTTGGAATGGCCTTCGCCATGACCCTGTACTGCCAGATTGGGAAGAGGGACGCCAACACTACCTAA
- the LOC112075760 gene encoding tetraspanin-8 isoform X2: MDEAVPFVDLLIAVGVIIMVLGFLGCCGAIKENRCMLILFFVGLLLIFILLLIAGILGAVGEKKSQVWVKESLEKLLPLKDQKPEIQTDLQKLEVEVKCCGLINGPSDWGSTVPSSCDCVDTAQVCQSAEGRKVYSTPCVKFMTSFMEKNAIIALGIAFGIAVLMLFGMAFAMTLYCQIGKRDANTT, translated from the exons ATGGATGAGGCCGTGCCGTTTGTAGACCTGCTGATAGCTGTTGGAGTCATCATCATGGTACTGGGCTTCCTGGGCTGCTGTGGAGCCATTAAGGAAAACCGCTGCATGCTCATTCTG TTCTTCGTCGGGCTGCTCCTCATCTTCATCCTCCTGTTGATCGCCGGAATCCTGGGAGCTGTCGGAGAGAAGAAG TCTCAGGTGTGGGTGAAGGAGAGTCTGGAGAAGCTGCTACCACTGAAGGACCAGAAGCCTGAAATTCAAACGGACCTGCAGAAACTGGAAGTGGAG GTAAAGTGCTGTGGACTGATCAACGGACCCTCTGACTGGGGCTCCACTGTCCCCAGCTCTTGTGACTGCGTTGACACCGCTCAAGTGTGCCAAAGTGCAGAAGGACGCAAAGTGTACTCAACG CCTTGTGTCAAGTTTATGACTTCCTTCATGGAGAAGAACGCAATCATCGCCCTGGGGATTGCATTTGGTATCGCAGTCTTGATG CTCTTTGGAATGGCCTTCGCCATGACCCTGTACTGCCAGATTGGGAAGAGGGACGCCAACACTACCTAA